A genomic stretch from Setaria viridis chromosome 1, Setaria_viridis_v4.0, whole genome shotgun sequence includes:
- the LOC117847568 gene encoding BOI-related E3 ubiquitin-protein ligase 1: protein MDGEAFRVGGHFGSSHPSGAMEDPMQSQNQFLFNARPAPLQLQLFGSPAVPAVGPSGYINYTGNNHLSVMSQARNTNIDTGNEKQLKLQMSLNNYYQQDADQLAHVGNPSAVSTGLRLSYEDDEHNSSITSGSGSMSSLPTTLPLLDDLMAEIDKENEEISYYLRLQAEQIGKQMKEVNQRRMISFLANLERAVGKKLREKELEAEAMNRKSKELNEQIRQVALEVQSWQSAALHNQSVANNLKSRLMQVVAQSTNLTREGSGDSEEDNAASSQNPNAGAPGCFFQSSLLGGRSTTATVGLGACRWCGGKEASVLVMPCRHLCLCADCERVSDVCPVCRFPKSGSVEINMS, encoded by the exons ATGGACGGGGAAGCGTTCCGGGTGGGCGGCCACTTCGGTTCTTCGCACCCCTCTGGAGCCATGGAGGATCCGATGCAGAGCCAGAACCAGTTCCTGTTTAACGCCAGGCCTGcgccgctgcagctgcagctgttcGGGAGCCCCGCGG TCCCCGCGGTTGGTCCTTCTGGTTATATTAATTACACTGGAAACAACCACCTTTCTGTTATGAGCCAAGCAAGGAACACAAACATTGATACAGGGAATGAGAAGCAGCTGAAACTTCAGATGTCCTTGAACAACTATTATCAACAGGATGCTGATCAGTTGGCACATGTCGGCAATCCAAGTGCTGTATCAACCGGTCTAAGGCTTTCTTATGAGGATGATGAGCACAACTCGTCTATTACATCTGGCAGTGGTAGCATGTCCTCGTTGCCTACCACGTTGCCTCTTCTTGATGATCTTATGGCTGAAATTGATAAAGAAAACGAAGAGATTAGCTATTACTTGAGACTTCAG GCTGAACAGATTGGCAAGCAGATGAAGGAGGTGAACCAGCGGCGGATGATTTCTTTCCTggcaaatcttgaacgggcggTAGGAAAGAAGCTGAGGGAGAAGGAACTGGAGGCGGAGGCCATGAACAGGAAGAGCAAGGAACTGAATGAGCAGATCAGGCAAGTCGCCCTGGAAGTCCAGTCGTGGCAGTCAGCTGCTCTGCACAACCAGTCGGTCGCCAACAACCTGAAGAGCAGGCTGATGCAAGTGGTGGCGCAGAGCACCAACCTGACCAGAGAAGGCTCCGGCGACAGCGAGGAGGACAACGCGGCCTCCAGCCAGAACCCCAATGCCGGGGCACCCGGATGCTTCTTCCAGTCCAGCCTCCTCGGGGGCCGGAGCACGACGGCAACCGTGGGGCTGGGGGCCTGCAGGTGGTGCGGCGGGAAAGAGGCGTCGGTGCTGGTGATGCCGTGCCGCCACCTCTGCCTGTGCGCAGACTGTGAGAGGGTCTCCGACGTGTGCCCTGTCTGCCGGTTCCCCAAGAGCGGCAGCGTCGAGATCAACATGTCCTGA